AGCCCGAACAGGGCCGTCCTCGACCGTCGCGCCAGCGACCCGTCGCCGGACAGCCACCGATCCGAGTTATATCAATAATAATATAGTTGAACGAACAGTCAGTCGTGGTTATCGGTGTATATCCGCGATATGGGCGAGAATACACCGATTCGTGATGGTCGCTGGTCGCTGAAGATCGTATCAAATGAAGATAATTTGGGTCGGAGTTGGCACAGAGTCGACCCACATCTTGAAAAACGAATATGATTCACGCTCGCCAGGATCGACCGGACGACAATGACAGACGACTCACAACTCCCGACCTCACGGAGACGCTTCCTCGCAGCCACCGGGACCGCCGTCGGCGGTCTCGCCCTCGGCGGCACGGCCCTCGCTCAGCAGGGGGGCGGCAGCCAGGCGAACGCCGCCCGGAGCTACCGCGTCACCGTCGCGAACCTCACACCGTCTCAGCCCTTCACGCCGCCGGCGGTCGCGGCCCACCAGGACAGCGTCGAGGTGTTCGCTGTCGGCGACGCGGCGAACACCCCGGTGCAGGAGCTCGCCGAGAACGGCAACCTCGCTCCGCTCGTCGACCTGGTCGAGAACACGAACGCGATCCGCGGCGCGGCCGTCGGCGACACGCCGCTCGTCCCGTCGAGCGACCCCGGCGGCACTGGCTTCCCGTACTTCGTCGAACTCCAACTCGCCGCGGACGCCAGCGCGACGGCACTCTCGTTCGTCTCGATGCTCATCGCGACCAACGACGGCTTCGTCGGCCTCGACACCGTCCCGCTCCCCACCCGGGTCAACATGTCGGTGACTTACTACGCCCAGGGGTACGACGCCGGCACCGAACAGAACACGGAGGAGTTCGCCGACCTCGTCCCTGAGGCCCAAGAACTCACCGGCGAGGTCAGCCCGGACGTCGACGGGACGGCCGAGAGCAACCCCGAACTCGCGGAGGACGGCGTCATCACGCCCCATCCGGGGATCACCGGCACCGGCGACCTCCCGACGGAGTTCGACTGGGACGAACCGGCCGCGTCGGTCCAGGTCGAACGGATCAGCTGAGCTGCGCTCCCAACCGGCTCTGCTGACCACCGTTCTCGACGCACCGAGAGAAAAAAGAGCCAAAACCGCGATGTGGCGCGCGTTACGCGCCAGTTCGATCGACGCTCAGCACTCCGACCAGCCGCAGGACTCGCAGGTCTTGCAGCCTTCAGAGAAGTACAGCGTCATGTTGCCGCACTCGGGGCACTCGGGGCTCTCGCCCGCGTCGAGTAAGTCCTGCGTGGCGTCCGCTCTCGCTCCCTCGTCGGCGTCGAGCGTCGGGGCGTCGCCACTCTGCTGGGCGACCGCCGCACCGCCGTCGGTCTCACCCGCACCGGCCTCACGCTCGCGCGCCTCGGCCTCGAGTTCGGAGAGGTTCTTCTGCTGCGGGTACTGCTTGTCGATCTCGCCGTCGAGGTAGCGCCGCATCGCCGTGCCGATGGCGTCGGGGATGGAGTTGATCTGCTCGCCCTTGTCCCAGGCCACCTTCGGAGAGCGGATCCCCTGGAGCTCGCTCGCGATCTCCTCGGGATCGACGCCCGAGCGCAGTGCCGTGGAGATGGTCTTGGCGAGCGCCTCGGTGAACGAGGCGGTGAACCCGCCCGAGTTACCGATGTTGGCGAACAGCTCGAACGGGTTCCCCTGGGCGTCCTCGTTGATGTTGACGTACAGCTTTCCGTAGCCCGTGTCGATGCGCTGGGTGACGCCGTGGAGGACGGCCGGCCGCGGCCGCTTCTTGCCGAGTTTCTGCCCGCCGCCGAGCAGCGCTTCGACGTCGGCTTCGAGTTGGGCGCGGACCTCCTCGCTGTCGAGGAAGCCCTCGATACCGCCGAACACCTCCTCGATCTGCCCGACGATGGTCTCGGCGGCCTCCTCGTCGTCGGCGAACTCGGCGTTCTTCGCGCGCGTCGTCAGCACCTGCTTCGAGCGCGTTCCGTCGCGGTACACCGTTACACCCTTCCCGCCGTTGTCGTAGATGTACCGGTAGACCTCGTCCATGTCCTCCCGGCTCGCGGAGTTCGGGAAGTTACAGGTCTTCGAGATGGCCGAGTCGACGCCCTCCTGGCAGGCACACTGGACCGCAGCGTGTTCTTTTCCACTCAGGTCGGCGGTGACGACGAACAGTTCGCCGATGGCCTTCGGGACGGCCGAAAGCCCCTCGACGCCGTCGAACTCGTTGTTCTGCATCTGCTCGACGGCCTCGGACTTGACGGCTTCGACGTCGATGTCGTTCGCCTCCAGGACACGCAGGAAGTAGTCGTCGAACTCGACGAGCATCTCGTCGCCCTGGACGTCGTCGGAGACGTTCTTGAAGTACGCGACGGAGAAGATCGGCTCACAGCCACCCGAGGTGTTGCCGATCATCGAGGTGGTTCCCGTCGGAGCGATGGTCGTCGTGTTGTGGTTGCGGACGGGGAAGCCGTCGGCCCACTCCTCGGCCGAGAGACCGGTGTGGTGCTCGAACCACTCGCGGTATTCGAGCGGGTCGGCGTACTTCGAGTCGTCCCAGTCGGCGAAGTTACCGCGCTCCTGTGCGAGTTCGTGCGACGCCCACTTCGACTCGTGGTTGATGTGTTTCATCAACTGGCGGGCGACCTCGTTCCCCTCCTCGGAGCCGTAGCGGACACCGAGCTGGAGGTACAGCTGGGCCAAGCCCATGACGCCGAGCCCGATCTTCCGCATCTCGCGGACCTTCTTTTCGATCTTCTCGACGGGGAAGTCCGACATC
This Salinigranum marinum DNA region includes the following protein-coding sequences:
- a CDS encoding spondin domain-containing protein, encoding MTDDSQLPTSRRRFLAATGTAVGGLALGGTALAQQGGGSQANAARSYRVTVANLTPSQPFTPPAVAAHQDSVEVFAVGDAANTPVQELAENGNLAPLVDLVENTNAIRGAAVGDTPLVPSSDPGGTGFPYFVELQLAADASATALSFVSMLIATNDGFVGLDTVPLPTRVNMSVTYYAQGYDAGTEQNTEEFADLVPEAQELTGEVSPDVDGTAESNPELAEDGVITPHPGITGTGDLPTEFDWDEPAASVQVERIS